In Spiroplasma sp. SV19, one DNA window encodes the following:
- a CDS encoding MSC_0882 family membrane protein, which translates to MGFFNTVKSFITKDKEHDKQSQMQPGNGFSDNFNSELQNQNDPNFIQHQVNNNGIAQNQFPQDQYFRPNEAYKQNQLNNTEMLYQNNNTIRPARMNLSNQYNYYANNERQYLDEERELITTPVTAPTPPGYVEPYYNHDAANNYARPIQSQILPRRIHQPMSNPMQEQYLAGQQNYSGYSHPEAMNYQHNRDGYFNDEHVYVNQYRRPYQRRVVNPYSQLQFNEQFNQSELSYDGKNYYSNVNPQPYFDGNQMMANAMPPVPPTSYQNNSYLPAPQLEGQILANNFENNRYAYQPQLPTKHRRRHFNREYANKLIPLEIAREIRSEKVRTLIMITFGLFGTMSTSLFIALYFITHQQGLSSIMEIQAKYIPHPFLTITFLLISLGLLFAGIFDLSRVRIETNNYISHLMRGNHTIPHFLIDNYKKMTVRSIILNWLAFPTYFFGGIILGILYGFQQHAGEEFRFGFWSWGIVDDLTAAITITIAILIATLGIHIANIVLTKKRKANIIGYYGYEIVKPEELAALKKKTNRICLVIFIIFLIILTLVISIPWLIARRRKRRGEPLFGRWFNRN; encoded by the coding sequence ATGGGTTTTTTTAATACAGTAAAATCTTTTATAACTAAAGATAAAGAACATGATAAACAATCACAAATGCAACCAGGTAATGGTTTTAGTGATAATTTTAATTCTGAATTACAAAATCAAAATGATCCAAATTTCATCCAACATCAAGTAAATAATAATGGTATTGCCCAAAATCAATTTCCACAAGATCAGTACTTCCGCCCCAATGAGGCCTATAAACAAAATCAATTAAATAATACAGAAATGTTATATCAAAATAATAATACAATTCGTCCAGCACGAATGAATTTAAGTAATCAATATAATTATTATGCAAATAATGAAAGACAATATCTTGATGAAGAACGTGAGTTAATTACAACACCAGTAACAGCACCAACTCCACCAGGTTATGTGGAACCTTATTATAATCATGATGCAGCTAACAATTATGCCCGTCCAATTCAATCTCAAATTTTACCTCGTAGAATTCATCAGCCGATGTCGAATCCTATGCAAGAGCAATATTTAGCAGGTCAACAAAATTATAGTGGGTATTCACATCCAGAAGCAATGAATTATCAACACAATCGTGATGGTTATTTTAATGATGAACATGTTTATGTCAATCAATATCGTCGTCCTTATCAACGTCGTGTTGTTAATCCATATAGTCAGCTCCAGTTTAATGAACAATTTAACCAGTCGGAATTATCTTATGATGGAAAAAACTATTATTCGAATGTAAATCCACAACCATATTTTGATGGAAATCAAATGATGGCAAATGCAATGCCACCAGTTCCACCAACTTCTTATCAAAATAATAGTTATTTACCTGCACCTCAATTAGAAGGCCAGATTTTAGCAAATAATTTTGAAAATAATCGTTATGCTTATCAACCACAATTACCAACAAAACATCGCCGTCGTCATTTTAATCGTGAATATGCTAATAAATTAATTCCGTTAGAAATTGCCCGTGAAATTCGTTCAGAAAAGGTTCGAACATTAATTATGATTACATTTGGTCTTTTTGGAACAATGTCAACAAGTTTGTTTATTGCTTTATATTTTATTACACATCAACAAGGGTTATCATCAATTATGGAAATTCAAGCAAAATATATTCCGCATCCATTTCTAACAATTACTTTCTTATTAATTTCATTGGGATTGTTATTTGCAGGGATTTTTGATTTATCACGTGTTCGGATTGAAACAAACAATTACATTTCACATTTAATGCGAGGTAATCATACAATTCCGCACTTCTTAATTGATAATTATAAAAAAATGACCGTTCGTAGTATTATTTTAAATTGATTAGCATTCCCAACATATTTCTTTGGCGGTATTATTTTAGGAATTCTTTATGGTTTTCAACAACATGCTGGTGAAGAATTTCGTTTTGGATTTTGAAGTTGAGGAATTGTTGATGATTTAACAGCAGCAATTACAATTACAATTGCAATTTTAATTGCAACATTAGGAATTCATATTGCTAATATTGTTTTAACAAAAAAAAGAAAGGCAAATATTATTGGTTATTATGGATATGAAATTGTTAAACCAGAAGAATTAGCTGCTTTAAAGAAAAAAACGAATCGAATTTGCTTAGTTATTTTTATTATTTTTTTAATTATTTTAACATTAGTAATTTCAATCCCATGATTAATTGCGCGTCGTCGTAAACGTCGTGGTGAACCATTATTTGGTCGTTGGTTTAATCGAAATTAA
- a CDS encoding type II toxin-antitoxin system antitoxin SocA domain-containing protein: MLYKIMHLAQVFFLILNNEPLFDPNDEEAWTNGPVIKKVRISKTEVFNFTKKMLLKDEKIIKFIDKIYEFFKDSDSEDLYEITHWDPAYNEVDEKKRKIPFSDQKMDVTKHLDLYKKEFKLAIEYFKNM, translated from the coding sequence ATGCTTTATAAGATAATGCATTTAGCTCAAGTGTTTTTTTTAATTTTAAACAATGAACCATTATTTGATCCTAACGATGAAGAAGCCTGAACAAATGGCCCAGTAATTAAAAAAGTCAGAATTTCTAAAACTGAAGTATTTAACTTTACTAAAAAAATGTTGCTTAAAGATGAAAAAATCATTAAATTTATTGATAAAATTTATGAGTTTTTTAAAGATTCAGATAGTGAAGATTTATATGAAATTACTCATTGAGATCCTGCTTATAATGAAGTAGATGAGAAAAAAAGAAAAATTCCATTTTCTGATCAGAAAATGGACGTTACTAAACATTTAGATTTATATAAAAAAGAGTTTAAATTAGCAATAGAATATTTTAAAAATATGTAG
- a CDS encoding Sapep family Mn(2+)-dependent dipeptidase translates to MEIDVIKLQEKYFSEALTKIQDIIQIPSVRSAAEPNAPFGAGTKAVLDYAINLATELGFKTYQDPENRYGYVEYGTGSEIFAILGHLDVVPAGDLKKWDFEPFQAQIKDGKLLGRGSFDDKGPTIINLYALKYLKDHNYQPDYCIRLIFGLTEETDWASINAYMTTEGTPALGYTPDGEFPVVYAEKGIINADIIGEVEKFILLGGEAYNCVTDVVRYQGPYLAEIKAKLDQKQIETTLEDGWLIVKGKASHGSLPERGINAALVTLATYAELTTDSPIANFVKKHLYNDFNFSQIFPTMKDETGSLIVNNGIVEINAKKTRLTLNMRVPISYQLQDVEEPLIAELAKYHLQLTKISWEKPIHMPLDSFMIKNIMQVYRDVTGDQDAKPVAIGGGTYAKAMPNCVAFGAEFDINESTMHAYNEYVKISDLQKMLEIYTKAISLLTTK, encoded by the coding sequence ATGGAAATAGATGTTATTAAATTACAAGAAAAATATTTTTCAGAAGCACTAACAAAAATTCAAGATATTATTCAAATTCCATCGGTGCGTAGTGCAGCAGAACCAAATGCACCATTTGGTGCAGGAACAAAAGCTGTGTTAGATTATGCAATTAATTTAGCAACCGAATTGGGTTTTAAAACTTATCAGGATCCTGAGAATCGTTATGGTTATGTTGAATATGGAACTGGCTCAGAAATCTTTGCTATTTTAGGCCATTTAGATGTTGTTCCGGCGGGAGATCTTAAAAAATGAGATTTTGAACCATTTCAAGCGCAAATTAAGGATGGCAAATTATTAGGGCGGGGGTCATTTGATGATAAAGGACCAACCATTATTAATTTGTATGCTTTAAAATATTTAAAAGATCATAATTATCAACCAGATTATTGTATTCGGTTAATTTTTGGTTTAACAGAAGAAACTGATTGAGCATCAATTAACGCATATATGACAACCGAAGGAACCCCAGCGTTAGGTTATACCCCAGATGGTGAATTTCCAGTTGTATATGCAGAAAAAGGAATTATTAATGCCGATATTATTGGCGAAGTTGAAAAATTTATTTTATTAGGTGGTGAAGCATACAATTGTGTTACTGATGTTGTTCGTTATCAAGGACCATATCTTGCGGAAATTAAAGCTAAATTAGACCAAAAGCAAATTGAAACAACGCTTGAGGATGGTTGATTAATTGTAAAAGGAAAAGCATCACATGGTAGTCTTCCTGAACGAGGAATTAATGCGGCACTAGTGACATTAGCAACATATGCTGAATTAACAACTGATTCTCCGATTGCTAATTTTGTGAAAAAACATTTATATAATGATTTTAATTTTAGTCAGATTTTTCCAACAATGAAGGATGAGACTGGTTCATTAATTGTTAATAACGGAATTGTTGAGATTAATGCCAAAAAAACGCGCTTGACCCTAAATATGCGTGTACCAATTTCGTATCAGTTACAAGATGTTGAAGAACCATTAATTGCTGAATTAGCAAAATATCATTTACAATTAACAAAGATTTCTTGAGAAAAACCAATTCATATGCCGCTTGATAGTTTTATGATTAAGAACATTATGCAGGTTTATCGTGATGTCACTGGTGATCAGGATGCAAAACCAGTTGCAATTGGTGGTGGAACTTATGCCAAGGCAATGCCAAACTGTGTTGCCTTTGGTGCTGAATTTGATATTAATGAATCAACAATGCACGCATATAATGAATATGTTAAAATTAGTGATTTACAAAAAATGTTAGAAATTTATACAAAAGCAATTTCATTGTTAACTACAAAATAA
- the hemW gene encoding radical SAM family heme chaperone HemW: MIEHLYVHIPFCDHICFYCDFFKIKKSRAEMVDEYLFSLEQEILQPQPQFKLKTIYLGGGTPNSLSDSQLEKLLQLLQKIDQTTIVEYTIELNPEKITKSQLQLLKKYHVNRLSIGVQTFSDQLLKKINRHHSVVDVVATYNLARSEGFDNISFDLIYNLFDQTTADIEQDLIMVSQLQPDHISWYSLILKENSYWGKTKVKLPDYDIAFDEIINAALKKMGYVRYEISNYTNNNKKSQHNLGYWTNKSFWLLGPGATGFINDDGYYLLENTRKYTNWTQKKTEILLADYYFQILMMGLRILEGINLQTVKDAQQAVIYYETKIAAEVAKNNLVFENNHLRCTQQGLNILNDILVNIME; this comes from the coding sequence ATGATTGAACATTTATATGTACATATTCCTTTCTGTGACCATATTTGTTTTTATTGTGATTTTTTTAAAATTAAGAAATCTCGAGCAGAAATGGTTGACGAGTATTTATTCTCATTAGAGCAAGAAATTTTACAGCCACAACCACAATTTAAATTAAAAACAATTTACTTAGGGGGTGGTACACCTAATAGTTTAAGTGACAGTCAATTAGAAAAACTCCTCCAATTGCTGCAAAAAATTGATCAAACAACAATTGTTGAATATACGATTGAGTTAAACCCTGAAAAAATTACTAAAAGTCAATTACAACTTTTAAAAAAATATCATGTAAATCGTTTATCAATTGGCGTACAAACATTTAGTGATCAATTATTGAAAAAAATTAATCGTCATCATAGTGTTGTTGATGTTGTTGCTACCTATAATTTAGCGCGAAGCGAGGGATTTGATAATATTTCTTTTGATTTAATTTACAACTTATTTGATCAAACAACAGCTGATATTGAACAAGACTTAATAATGGTTTCGCAATTACAACCTGATCACATTAGTTGGTACTCGCTAATTTTAAAAGAAAATTCGTACTGAGGAAAAACTAAAGTTAAATTACCAGATTATGATATTGCTTTTGATGAAATTATTAATGCCGCGCTTAAAAAAATGGGTTATGTTCGGTATGAAATTTCTAATTATACTAATAATAATAAAAAATCACAACATAATTTAGGATATTGAACAAATAAATCATTTTGATTACTGGGACCAGGAGCAACTGGTTTTATTAATGATGATGGTTATTATTTATTAGAAAATACTCGAAAATATACCAATTGAACCCAAAAGAAAACGGAAATATTATTAGCAGATTATTATTTTCAAATTTTGATGATGGGACTACGAATTTTAGAAGGTATTAATTTACAAACAGTTAAGGATGCTCAACAAGCAGTTATTTATTATGAAACCAAAATTGCTGCTGAAGTTGCAAAAAATAATTTGGTTTTTGAAAATAATCATTTACGTTGTACACAGCAAGGATTAAATATTTTAAATGATATTTTAGTTAATATTATGGAATAA
- a CDS encoding BMP family ABC transporter substrate-binding protein → MDQKAPWADNIVGILFQKEIAGFLAGFVSAMWLNLHQTEFNRQLNIGTYGGMDNPIGVSNYLWGFLLSADVFNEIINKNSVYSNLQQLKQDILNLLQAINPDIIELQPIKKVQTVLNKNESWFSQSFNQGDGKVISDYLISKKAHVIFPVAGPQTQDTIDRIKYNQAKTKVVGVDTAQSKIYGDQYIITSGLLNIAQATEDTLTNIYSPSCGYQIDSKTWNKDKKTNNCWINTDQSSKTNINWLGVEKTKWIDNKIITYINKDAKLTKLAAAVGAVYTKIKQLHFVDTLALTYETQQTLKKAVLLMLENSLK, encoded by the coding sequence ATGGATCAAAAAGCACCTTGGGCAGATAATATTGTGGGAATTTTGTTTCAAAAAGAAATTGCTGGTTTTTTAGCTGGTTTTGTGTCAGCAATGTGACTTAATTTACACCAAACAGAATTTAATCGCCAGTTAAACATTGGAACTTATGGTGGAATGGATAATCCAATTGGGGTGTCAAATTATTTATGAGGATTTTTATTATCAGCGGATGTTTTTAATGAAATAATTAATAAAAATAGTGTTTATTCTAACTTACAACAATTAAAGCAAGATATTTTGAACCTTTTGCAAGCGATTAATCCAGATATTATTGAGTTGCAACCCATTAAGAAAGTTCAAACAGTATTAAATAAAAATGAGTCATGGTTTTCACAATCATTTAATCAAGGAGATGGAAAAGTTATTTCTGATTATTTAATTAGTAAAAAAGCACATGTTATTTTTCCAGTAGCAGGACCACAGACACAAGATACAATTGATCGAATTAAATATAATCAAGCAAAGACAAAAGTGGTTGGTGTTGATACAGCCCAATCAAAAATTTATGGTGATCAATATATTATTACGAGTGGTTTATTAAATATTGCTCAAGCCACAGAAGATACTTTAACTAATATTTATTCACCAAGTTGTGGTTATCAAATAGATAGCAAAACATGAAATAAGGATAAAAAAACTAACAATTGTTGAATTAATACTGACCAGTCATCAAAAACAAATATTAATTGATTGGGCGTTGAAAAAACAAAATGAATTGATAATAAGATTATTACTTACATTAATAAAGATGCTAAGTTAACCAAATTAGCAGCAGCAGTAGGAGCAGTTTATACTAAAATAAAACAATTGCATTTTGTTGATACCCTAGCTTTAACATATGAAACACAACAGACCCTTAAAAAAGCGGTATTATTGATGTTAGAAAATAGTCTGAAATAA
- a CDS encoding RNA methyltransferase produces MAYREINSTQNEHIKLLAKLKERKYRKELNLALIEGWNILEEALQQELLVEILTTAPNRLKLKNISGVLLTICSEPILAKLSQSKNSQNIIGVIDLNKTKTKSDFEINQNILLLENIQDPGNLGTLIRTGLGFNFTNIILYNHTVDIFNDKVLRASQGAVFRTIIKELNLEEIKVLQANQYKVITTNLNQKSTFLQDWQFHKTEKYILALGNEGHGLSPDLQKLSDYNIQVKINPKLESLNVAQAGTILMYEINRQLEGK; encoded by the coding sequence ATGGCGTATCGTGAAATTAATTCAACTCAAAATGAACATATTAAATTATTGGCAAAGTTAAAAGAGAGAAAATATCGTAAAGAGTTAAATTTGGCACTAATTGAAGGTTGAAATATTCTTGAAGAAGCTTTGCAACAAGAACTACTAGTTGAGATTTTGACAACAGCACCAAACAGGTTGAAACTAAAAAATATTTCTGGTGTTTTATTAACAATTTGTTCAGAACCTATTTTAGCAAAATTAAGTCAAAGTAAAAATAGTCAAAATATTATTGGGGTGATTGATTTAAATAAGACTAAGACTAAAAGTGATTTTGAGATTAATCAAAATATTTTGTTATTAGAAAATATTCAAGACCCAGGAAATTTGGGGACATTAATTAGAACTGGGTTAGGTTTTAATTTTACTAATATTATTTTATATAATCATACGGTTGATATTTTTAATGATAAAGTATTACGCGCTAGTCAAGGGGCTGTTTTTCGAACTATTATTAAAGAACTTAATTTGGAAGAAATTAAAGTTTTGCAAGCAAATCAATATAAAGTAATTACAACTAATTTGAATCAAAAAAGTACTTTTTTACAAGATTGGCAATTTCATAAAACAGAAAAATATATTTTAGCTTTAGGAAACGAAGGACATGGTCTTTCGCCTGACTTACAAAAACTTAGTGATTATAATATTCAAGTTAAGATTAATCCAAAGTTAGAATCATTAAATGTTGCTCAGGCGGGGACAATTTTAATGTATGAAATTAATCGGCAATTGGAGGGAAAATAA
- the yihA gene encoding ribosome biogenesis GTP-binding protein YihA/YsxC yields MFKFKNANYLTSAVNKAGWINDDLSEIAFLGKSNVGKSSFLNMLTNQRQLAKVSQTPGKTRMLNFFAINNNQFRIVDAPGYGFARVNDSYKTAFAKMMEEYLTERNNLKFVCLLVDLRHSPTQDDCDMYQYLKHFKILTIIIGTKLDKLKKNDIQKQEKIIKAKLSFTDSDYFIKTSSSKNIGRDECWTLFAKLLGFNV; encoded by the coding sequence ATGTTTAAGTTTAAAAATGCCAATTACCTTACTTCGGCAGTAAATAAAGCGGGTTGAATTAACGATGATTTATCTGAAATTGCTTTTTTAGGAAAAAGTAATGTTGGAAAATCAAGTTTTTTAAATATGTTAACAAATCAACGACAATTAGCAAAAGTTTCACAAACACCAGGAAAAACAAGAATGTTAAATTTTTTTGCAATTAATAATAATCAATTTCGAATTGTTGATGCGCCAGGTTATGGTTTTGCAAGAGTGAATGATAGTTATAAAACTGCTTTTGCAAAAATGATGGAAGAATATTTAACAGAACGAAATAATTTAAAATTTGTTTGTTTATTAGTTGATTTACGTCATTCCCCGACACAAGATGATTGTGATATGTACCAATATTTAAAGCACTTTAAAATTTTGACAATTATTATTGGGACAAAATTAGATAAGTTAAAAAAGAATGACATTCAAAAACAAGAAAAAATTATTAAAGCAAAATTAAGTTTTACTGATAGTGATTATTTTATTAAAACATCAAGCAGTAAAAACATTGGACGTGATGAATGCTGAACATTATTTGCAAAATTATTAGGATTTAATGTATAA
- a CDS encoding Mbov_0401 family ICE element transposase-like protein — MDDVIFSKKEYKKYGWSVKEKRSRRIVDECGELTYTRRIYRRWNKENEEWENKAFVDGKIGVLKRKKITLNLELKILELAEGKRQKDILHCFPYINLTRMTISNIIRKYDIEHFSSQLLNNFEKVDLRNDLYLYIFMDEGFVTLRDGKNIKKFRCRITTFNTGFNFNECKYNRKVLANKRGFVILKEQKTGEINTQDYVQRILMELDKYYILPEKIKFIVGGDGDGWIMETASFLGATYVLDRFHFAKELRNAFLKGRKTQPKIDLYYKCYNLFIHGKCDQLLKIAKILKKTDLARYIKNHRQGIQNQKLEYNIGVSAESDISWFIKSTLGYGAKAYAYKTYKNLLYLKLAKMNKINVLLNIKKFYNFG, encoded by the coding sequence ATGGATGATGTAATATTTTCTAAAAAAGAATATAAAAAATATGGATGATCTGTTAAAGAAAAACGATCTAGAAGAATAGTAGATGAATGTGGCGAATTAACTTATACCCGAAGAATTTATCGTAGATGAAATAAAGAAAATGAGGAATGAGAAAATAAAGCCTTTGTAGATGGTAAAATAGGGGTTTTAAAAAGGAAAAAAATAACATTAAACTTAGAATTAAAGATACTGGAATTAGCAGAGGGAAAAAGACAAAAAGATATTTTGCATTGTTTTCCGTATATTAATTTAACTAGAATGACAATTTCAAATATTATTAGAAAATATGATATTGAACATTTTAGTAGTCAATTATTAAATAATTTTGAAAAAGTAGATTTAAGAAATGACTTATATCTTTATATTTTTATGGATGAGGGATTTGTTACTTTACGAGATGGCAAAAATATTAAGAAATTTAGATGTAGAATAACAACATTTAATACTGGATTTAATTTCAATGAATGTAAATATAACAGAAAAGTATTAGCAAATAAAAGAGGTTTTGTTATATTAAAAGAGCAAAAAACAGGCGAAATTAACACTCAAGATTATGTTCAAAGAATATTAATGGAATTAGATAAGTACTATATTCTACCTGAAAAAATTAAATTTATTGTTGGTGGCGATGGGGACGGTTGAATTATGGAAACTGCATCCTTTTTGGGAGCAACTTACGTTTTAGATCGTTTTCATTTTGCCAAAGAACTAAGAAATGCCTTTTTAAAAGGAAGAAAAACTCAACCTAAAATTGATTTATACTATAAATGTTATAACTTATTTATACACGGTAAATGTGATCAGTTATTGAAGATTGCTAAGATTTTAAAAAAAACTGATTTAGCAAGATATATTAAGAATCATCGGCAGGGAATTCAAAATCAAAAATTAGAATACAATATTGGAGTTTCGGCCGAAAGTGATATATCTTGATTTATTAAATCAACTTTGGGATATGGGGCAAAAGCCTATGCATATAAAACATATAAAAACTTATTGTACTTAAAATTAGCAAAAATGAATAAAATTAATGTGCTATTAAATATCAAAAAATTTTACAATTTTGGATAA
- a CDS encoding formate/nitrite transporter family protein yields the protein MKNTIKIVKYQNEIDKLSKIDVSVLEGHLSYSEQAIIGAFASSDRKIKAGIINTLLNGFLGGLFISIGYIAALYAIQGITTTGIKQVIFGIVFPVGLLLVTFLGGGIYTSHCVGFINAATGHANSWLFVRNLLLVFLANFIGCLFAAVIIYYAAVFGHQTTTDLNSFAGQTMNMIQHKIGSIGGALAHGQTVTSSDMGITFLNSFMSGIFCNILVAATLYVTYSSKSPTASILCIFFVLLAFCISGYQHVVANSFIFWMNVLMLGTPMFGTEVLPGVSVGYFAGFNLLPAFIGNFLGGAVIIPTVAYFIVHKKVIATAVNLKKENYASKIKLLQLKAGFAEIIDNNFVLDQDKFNNAINNVQLPVKKQWFIKKRKN from the coding sequence ATGAAAAATACTATTAAAATAGTGAAATATCAAAATGAAATTGATAAGTTATCAAAAATTGATGTATCAGTTTTAGAAGGTCATTTATCTTATTCTGAACAAGCAATTATCGGTGCTTTTGCATCATCTGATCGTAAAATTAAAGCGGGAATTATTAATACATTATTAAATGGTTTTTTAGGTGGATTATTTATTTCAATTGGATATATTGCTGCATTATATGCTATTCAAGGAATTACAACAACCGGAATCAAACAAGTAATTTTTGGGATTGTCTTTCCAGTTGGGTTATTGTTGGTAACCTTTTTGGGTGGTGGAATTTATACTTCGCATTGTGTTGGCTTTATTAATGCAGCAACAGGACATGCGAATTCATGATTATTTGTTCGTAATTTATTATTAGTTTTTTTAGCTAATTTTATTGGTTGTTTGTTTGCGGCTGTTATTATTTATTATGCTGCTGTTTTTGGACACCAAACAACAACTGATTTAAATAGTTTTGCTGGTCAAACAATGAATATGATTCAACATAAGATTGGTTCAATTGGTGGAGCGTTAGCACATGGTCAAACCGTAACTAGTAGTGATATGGGAATAACTTTTTTAAATAGTTTTATGTCAGGGATTTTTTGTAATATTTTAGTTGCTGCAACATTATATGTGACTTATTCTTCAAAAAGTCCAACTGCTTCAATTTTATGTATTTTCTTTGTTTTATTAGCATTTTGTATTTCTGGATATCAGCATGTTGTTGCTAATTCATTTATTTTTTGAATGAATGTTTTAATGTTAGGAACTCCAATGTTTGGTACCGAAGTTTTACCGGGTGTATCAGTCGGATATTTTGCAGGTTTTAATCTATTACCAGCTTTTATTGGTAACTTTTTAGGGGGAGCAGTTATTATTCCAACTGTGGCGTATTTTATTGTTCATAAAAAGGTTATTGCAACTGCTGTTAATTTGAAAAAGGAAAATTATGCAAGTAAAATCAAATTATTACAATTAAAAGCTGGTTTTGCGGAAATCATTGATAATAATTTTGTGCTAGACCAAGATAAATTTAATAACGCAATTAATAATGTTCAATTACCAGTAAAAAAACAATGATTTATTAAAAAAAGAAAAAATTAA